The segment GCCGGTCCCGGGCCGCACCACCCGCACCAATATCGCGATCAACATGAGCGCCCAGGCCGGACGCGTCACGGCCGAGGAGATGGTCGAGCGATTCCTGCCGGCCCTGCGGCGGGCGGTCCGGCACATCGGACTGGCCGCCGATGCGCGATGAGTCGGGCAGGGCGCGCGTGACGCCCTGCCCTGGGGTCGGTCACCACGGCCCACGGCGCGGCGACTACCTGCGGATGCGGCCGAGCATCAGTCCGACCGCAAGCGCCGTCACCACGAGCGGAATGCCGTTGAGATTCCGCCCCAACAGGATGCCGAGCGCCTCGGCATCGCCGGCCAGCCCGGCGACCGAAGCGGTCGGCACGGCGCCGGCAGGCGGGGCCATGGTCTTGTAGGCTCGCCGCGTCCGCACCATGGCGATCAGCAACAGCAGGAGCATCGCGACAAGGAACAGGACGGCAACGCCGAGCGCGGCGACCACCGGGCCAGTCACGGTGAGCAGATAGAGGTAGAACGCCACCGAGCCGAAGGCGATCGCTCCGATCAGGAAGACCAGCGCGATGGCGATCAGTATCGCCCCGGTCACCGCGTCGCGCATGGTGGCCCGGGCGGCGGCACCGGCCTGGGCGGCGAGTGCCCTCAACATCCCGCGACCCTAGTGCCGGCCACGGGAGCTCATGCCGATGACGAACCCGATGCCCAGGGCAACCAGCATCGCCGTGATCGGATTGCGGTTGATGGTGGACTCGAGCTCGCGTGCGTAATGGCCGGCCTGCTCTCCGGCCTGGCGCGCGATCCGGTGACCGCTGGCGTTCAGCTCGTCGCGGATCGCCGCGGCACGCGCGGCGAGTTCCTCGATTTCGCTCTGCACGCGATCCTGGCCCTCGGCAACGCCTGCCCGGGCGAAGTCGCGGGCGGCGGCACTGAGGTCCGACAGGTCGTTGCGAAGCTGGTCCAGCCGGTCAGTAAGACGATCCCAGCTGTCCGAAACGGAGTCCTCGGCGGCCGCCCTGGCGGCGGTGGACGACTTGCGTGCACTCATCAATGTGTCTCCCGTTGGATCACCGGCGAGGGAAGTCGCGCATTGCCCTCGCCCATTCTCGAGGCGGCCGCATTGCGCCAGCGCAAGCCCCGGTCATGCGCCAGCGCGGGCACCGGGCATCCGGGGCTGCCACGCCCATCCGGGGAACGCGCGAGCCTCGCCGTGCGTTCCATAGCGTCGGGTCCGTCGCAGGAGGTCGGGCGCTTGGACCCCCGGAGGCCGGGACCCCAGGAGACGGACAGATGCCCCCTCACCCCGGCAACGTCGGACGCCGCCGTGTCGCTCCGGTTTCGCCGGCGCTGCTGCGACCGGTCGATCCGTCGGCAGGCCTGCGCCCGTTCCTCGGTCGCAGCCGGCCGATCGCGGATCCCGGCAGTCTGCTCGACAAGGCGGCGAAGATCGCGATCCTCGGCATCTTCATGATCATCGCGATCCACGCACTCGACGCATGGGCTGCCTTTCTCGCACCGGTACTCACCGCTGTCGTGCTGGGACTGATGCTCGGGCCGGCGATGACCCTGTTCGAGCGCGCCGGCCTGCCCGCACCGCTATCGGCGATCGTGGTGATCGTCCTCGCGCTCGGCGGCCTGTACGGGCTCGGTTTCCTGCTCGCACCCTCGGTCCAGGAATGGAGCGGCCGGTTGCCGGAACTGCTCGCGGTTGTCGAACGCCACACCTCGCAGCTGCAATGGCATATGCGTGCCCTGCGCGAACTGCAGGAGTCCGTCCAGCAGGCCGGCGGCGGCGACACTGCCCCGGTCGTCGCCGTGCAGGGGCCGGGACTGGTCGACAGCGTGCTCAGCTTCGCGCCGCCGGCGCTCGGGCAGGTCGTGCTGTTCGTCGCCGTGCTCTATTTCTACCTTGCCACCCGCAACCGGTTGCGCGACAGCATCCTGACGATGTGCGTCAGTCGCGGTGCCCGGCTGCGCGCAGCCCGCATCATCCGCGACGCGGAGCGGACGATCTCCGGCTACCTGCTGACCATCGCCGGCATCAATGTCGGCCTCGGCATCGCCACGGCCGGCGCGATGTGGGCGCTCGGCATTCCCTCGCCGGCACTGTGGGGAGCGGTCGCCGCCATCCTCAACTTCATCCAGTACATCGGGCCGCTGATGTTTGCGGTGTTGATCACCGCGGTCGGACTGATCACCCAGGACACGCTGGGGGCCGCACTGATGCCGACCATCGCCTTCGTCGCGCTCAACACGATCGAGGGCCAGTTCATCACCCCGGCAGTGCTCGGCCGCCGGCTGACGCTCAACCCGTTCCCGATCATCCTGGCGATCGGCTTCTGGCTGTGGCTGTGGGGGCCGGTCGGCGCCTTCCTGGCGGTGCCGATGCTGATCATCTCGCTGGTGGTCCTCACCCATCTGATGCCACAGGGACCGATCGCCAGACCGCGCCGACCGATGCCGCCCCCCGCCCCGACCGAGCCGCCGGCGCGGGAGGCTGCGCCGCCGGCGGCGTGAGGACGCCGGTGCCGGCAATTCCCGATGGAGGAGAGGCCGGAGCTCCCTCCGGATTTGCGACGCAGCCGGGAGTCAGAGCGCCTCGAGGCGCCGCGTCCAGTCGTCGAGATAGGCGCGACGGCCGGCATCGTCGATGCGCGGCGCGGCGTAGGCCACGAAGGGCGGCACCACCTCCATGCCGAGATACTCGAAGACGCCCCTGTTGACCGGCCGCAGCACGCCTTCGATCGGCCCGTAGACACCCTCCGGTGAGAACCGTTCGGGGGTTCCTCCGGTGGTGACGCAAGCCATGCCGCGCTTGCCCTTGAGCATGCCGCGTTCGAACCGCAGCCCATCGAGATAGACGACGCCGAAGGCCAGCACCCGGTCGACCCAGCCCTTGAGCATGGCCGGGACATTCGACCACCACAGCGGGAAGATGAAGATCACCAGGTCGGCCCGCAGAAGCCGCGCCTGCTCACGTTCGAGCTCCGGCGCGAAGCCGCCTTCGTTCGCGGCATGCAGCTGTTCGTTCTGGTAGTGGAAGCGCTCGGAATCGAACTGGCCGATGAAATCGTGCCGCCCCGCGACCGGGTTGAAGCCCTCGGCGTAGAGATCGCTGACCTCGACCTCGTGGCCAAGACGCGACAACGTCTCCACCGCCCGGTCCTTCAGCGCGCCACAGAACGAGGTCGGCTCGGGGTGGACGTAGACGATCAGGATCCGCATCTGATCAGAAGTCCACCCGGTCGCCGCCCTTGAGGTCAAGCATGGCGCGGGCCTCGGCGGGCGTGGCGATCTTGAGCGACAGGGTCTCCAGGATGGATCGGATCTTGGCGACCTGGGCGGCGTTGGAGGTGGCGAGTTCGCCCTTGCCGAGATAGATCGAATCCTCGAGGCCGACGCGCACGTTGGCCCCCATCATCGCGGCCATGGTGCACAACGGCATCTGGTTGCGGCCGGCGGCGAGGATCGACCAGCTCCAGTCGTCGCCGAACAGCTTGTCGGCGATGCGGTGCATGTGAGCGACGTTCTCGGGATCGGCGCCGATGCCGCCGAGGATGCCGAAGATCGTCTGCACGAACAGCGGCGGCGTCACCAGCTTGCGGTCGAGGAAATGGGCGAGCGTATAGAGGTGGCCGACATCGTAGCACTCGAACTCGAAGCGGGTGCCGTGCGCCTCGCCGAGATGCGTCAGGATGTATTCGATGTCCTTGAAGGTGTTGCGGAAGATGAAGTCGCGCGAGTTCTCAAGGTGCTGGCGTTCCCACTCGTGGCGGAATTCCTTGTAGCGGTCGAGCATCGGGAACAGGCCGAAATTCATCGAGCCCATGTTGAGCGAGCACATTTCCGGCTTCGCACGCAGCGGTGCGGCCAGCCGCTCCTCGATCGACATGCCATGGCCGCCGCCGGTGGTGATGTTGATCACCGCATCGGTGGACTGCTTGATGCGCGGCAGGAACTGCATGAACAC is part of the Tepidamorphus gemmatus genome and harbors:
- a CDS encoding DUF883 family protein encodes the protein MSARKSSTAARAAAEDSVSDSWDRLTDRLDQLRNDLSDLSAAARDFARAGVAEGQDRVQSEIEELAARAAAIRDELNASGHRIARQAGEQAGHYARELESTINRNPITAMLVALGIGFVIGMSSRGRH
- a CDS encoding AI-2E family transporter gives rise to the protein MPPHPGNVGRRRVAPVSPALLRPVDPSAGLRPFLGRSRPIADPGSLLDKAAKIAILGIFMIIAIHALDAWAAFLAPVLTAVVLGLMLGPAMTLFERAGLPAPLSAIVVIVLALGGLYGLGFLLAPSVQEWSGRLPELLAVVERHTSQLQWHMRALRELQESVQQAGGGDTAPVVAVQGPGLVDSVLSFAPPALGQVVLFVAVLYFYLATRNRLRDSILTMCVSRGARLRAARIIRDAERTISGYLLTIAGINVGLGIATAGAMWALGIPSPALWGAVAAILNFIQYIGPLMFAVLITAVGLITQDTLGAALMPTIAFVALNTIEGQFITPAVLGRRLTLNPFPIILAIGFWLWLWGPVGAFLAVPMLIISLVVLTHLMPQGPIARPRRPMPPPAPTEPPAREAAPPAA
- a CDS encoding NAD(P)H-dependent oxidoreductase, whose translation is MRILIVYVHPEPTSFCGALKDRAVETLSRLGHEVEVSDLYAEGFNPVAGRHDFIGQFDSERFHYQNEQLHAANEGGFAPELEREQARLLRADLVIFIFPLWWSNVPAMLKGWVDRVLAFGVVYLDGLRFERGMLKGKRGMACVTTGGTPERFSPEGVYGPIEGVLRPVNRGVFEYLGMEVVPPFVAYAAPRIDDAGRRAYLDDWTRRLEAL
- a CDS encoding 3-keto-5-aminohexanoate cleavage protein produces the protein MRKQDKVIITCAVTGSIHTPTMTPHLPITPEEIAEAAIGAAEAGAAIIHLHARDPNDGRPTPDPDVFMQFLPRIKQSTDAVINITTGGGHGMSIEERLAAPLRAKPEMCSLNMGSMNFGLFPMLDRYKEFRHEWERQHLENSRDFIFRNTFKDIEYILTHLGEAHGTRFEFECYDVGHLYTLAHFLDRKLVTPPLFVQTIFGILGGIGADPENVAHMHRIADKLFGDDWSWSILAAGRNQMPLCTMAAMMGANVRVGLEDSIYLGKGELATSNAAQVAKIRSILETLSLKIATPAEARAMLDLKGGDRVDF